A genome region from Strigops habroptila isolate Jane unplaced genomic scaffold, bStrHab1.2.pri NW_022045602.1_ctg1, whole genome shotgun sequence includes the following:
- the LOC115603022 gene encoding retinal guanylyl cyclase 1-like isoform X3, protein MRGRGDMAPGGCNGGTNGGTNGDINGDINGGIISNEDLVHGGIFNGDIFNGGISNGGISNGDINGGISNEDIFNGGINGDICNGDICNGGIFNGVISNGGTKEGIVSNEDLVDGGIFNGSIFNGDISNGGTKEGIVSNEDLVHGDIFNGDISNGGTNGGIISNEDLARGGISNGGIVTNSGISNGSTSNEDTFNGDTFNGDISNGDTFNGDTFNGDISNEDLAHGGIANGSISPDNDIAHGGGVAHGGISAGGISREDLLHGGISHGDISNGGISNGGISLKSDMSHSGGTSHSRGGTHSSGISHSGISNGGISHSSISSGCGISNGGISHNGISNGCGIFNGGISNGGTSNSCISHDGTSNSGISNGGISNGGGISNGCISNGGTSNSCISHDDTSNSGISSGGISNGGGISNGGISNGCISNGGTSNGGPSNSGTSNGGTSHGATSTRGTPNGATISPLFLLHLSHHPRWPFHHLLLLLLLLLLLFLPLPPTHGATFKVGVMGPWSCDPILARAHPELASRLATTRLNRDPTFNQPYWWDPLVLPEACETPQAMLGLLNVDRYVSSLVGPLNPGSCGAAALLMAAWNKPLVAWSCFGAPEGAGTLVPPMPGAAEVLHAVLRAFRWAHVAVVAAPQDLWREVAQGVAQELRARGLPVTVVTAAGAEEEEAREALRRVKKADGVRVVLMCMHSVLLGGEEQKVLLETAEEMGMADGTYVFIPYDTLTFPLPYQSVSYPGLANSTRLRRAHDAVLTITMDSPQGSFHQALLQAQEAREVPAHIDPMQVHPLFATIYNSIHFLAAAVEATRRSGRWVMGTSVAQSAHDLHVDGFCQRFSIGHDGAVTVPYVVLDTDGKGDRLWPVYGLEPGTRGLSQRDHVTHWPRSSSPGTDAGCWFETGSICNGGMDATIVLLMLFLICALVAAGAALACFIRRRIQQAQLMKGPNKIILTMEDLTFINIQSCKQVDGSRASLAGRSSGDTKSIKSVTAAPDTTNVAIAEGDENLRAHNHLPLLLLLFNQQGLVASVQGDWVWLKKFPGDQHSEVKPATKLAFCKLRDLRHENVNLFLGFFHDCGIFAIVSEHCSRGSLEDLLRNEDMKLDWMFKSSLLIDLIKGVRYLHHRDVVHGRLKSRNCVVDGRFVLKVTDHGYNELLEAQRVTTPPLQPQERLWTAPELLRDAALERRGSFRGDVYGIGIIMQEVICRSGPYCMLGLPPEEIIEKVRKPPPLCRPAVSADQAPLECIHLMKECWSEQPEKRPTIDQIFDQFKSINKGRKTNIIDSMLRMLEQYSSNLEDLIRERTEELELEKQKTDKLLTQMLPPSVAEALKMGTPVEPEYFEEVTLYFSDIVGFTTISAMSEPIEVVDLLNDLYTLFDAIIGSHDVYKVETIGDAYMVASGLPKRNGNRHAGEIANMSLDILSSVGTFKMRHMPEVPVRIRIGLHSAITH, encoded by the exons ATGAGGGGACGCGGGGACATGGCCCCTGGGGGCTGCAATGGGGGCACCAATGGGGGCACCAATGGGGACATCAATGGGGACATCAATGGGGGCATCATCTCCAATGAAGACCTTGTCCATGGGGGCATCTTCAATGGGGACATCTTCAATGGAGGCATCTCCAATGGAGGTATCTCTAATGGGGACATCAATGGGGGCATCTCCAATGAGGACATCTTCAATGGAGGCATCAATGGGGACATCTGCAATGGGGACATCTGCAATGGGGGCATCTTCAATGGAGTTATCTCCAATGGGGGCACCAAAGAGGGGATCGTCTCCAATGAAGACCTTGTCGATGGGGGCATCTTCAATGGGAGCATCTTCAATGGGGACATCTCCAATGGGGGCACCAAAGAGGGGATCGTCTCCAATGAAGACCTTGTCCATGGGGACATCTTCAATGGGGACATCTCCAATGGGGGCACCAATGGGGGCATCATCTCCAATGAAGACCTTGCCCGTGGTGGCATCTCTAATGGGGGCATCGTCACCAATAGTGGCATCTCCAACGGGAGCACTTCCAATGAGGACACCTTCAATGGGGACACCTTCAATGGGGACATCTCCAATGGGGACACCTTCAATGGGGACACCTTCAATGGGGACATCTCCAATGAAGACCTTGCCCATGGTGGCATCGCCAATGGGAGCATCTCTCCTGACAATGACATTGCCCACGGTGGTGGCGTTGCCCATGGGGGCATCTCAGCTGGTGGCATCTCACGTGAAGACCTTCTCCATGGGGGCATCTCCCATGGGGACATCTCCAATGGGGGCATCTCCAATGGGGGCATCTCTCTGAAGAGTGACATGTCCCACAGTGGTGGCACGTCCCACAGCCGTGGTGGCACCCACAGCAGTGGCATCTCCCATAGCGGCATCTCCAATGGGGGCATCTCCCATAGCAGCATCTCCAGTGGTTGTGGCATCTCCAATGGGGGCATCTCCCATAATGGCATCTCCAATGGTTGTGGCATCTTCAATGGGGGCATCTCCAATGGGGGCACCTCCAACAGTTGCATCTCCCATGATGGTACCTCCAACAGTGGGATCTCCAATGGAGGCATCTCCAATGGTGGTGGCATCTCCAATGGTTGCATCTCCAATGGGGGCACCTCCAACAGTTGCATCTCCCATGATGACACCTCCAACAGTGGGATCTCCAGTGGTGGCATCTCCAATGGTGGTGGCATCTCCAATGGTGGCATCTCCAATGGTTGCATCTCCAACGGGGGCACCTCCAACGGTGGCCCCTCCAACAGTGGCACCTCCAATGGTGGCACCTCCCATGGTGCCACCTCAACCAGAGGCACCCCCAACGGTGCCACCATctcccccctcttcctcctccacctctcCCACCACCCCCGGTGGCCCttccaccacctcctcctcctcctcctcctcctcctcctcctcttcctccccttgccCCCAACCCACGGAGCCACCTTCAAGGTCGGGGTGATGGGTCCTTGGTCCTGCGACCCCATCCTGGCCCGCGCCCACCCGGAGCTTGCTTCTCGCTTGGCCACCACCCGCCTCAACCGGGACCCGACCTTCAACCAGCCCTATTGGTGGGACCCCTTGGTGCTGCCCGAAGCCTGTGAGACCCCTCAGGCCATGCTGGGGCTCCTCAACGTGGACCGTTACGTGTCCTCCTTGGTGGGACCCCTCAACCCGGGGAGCTGCGGAGCCGCCGCGCTGCTCATGGCCGCCTGGAACAAGCCCTTGGTGGCCTGGAGCTGCTTCGGGGCTCCGGAGGGAGCCGGCACGTTGGTGCCCCCCATGCCGGGGGCCGCCGAGGTGCTTCACGCCGTGCTCAGGGCCTTCCGCTGGGCGCACGTGGCCGTGGTGGCCGCCCCGCAGGACCTGTGGAGGGAGGTGGCCCAAGGGGTGGCCCAGGAGCTGCGGGCGCGGGGGCTGCCCGTCACCGTGGTCACCGCGGCCGGcgccgaggaggaggaggccagGGAGGCGCTGAGGAGGGTGAAGAAGGCCGATGGTGTGAGAG TGGTGCTGATGTGCATGCACTCCGTGCTGCTGGGCGGCGAGGAGCAGAAGGTTCTCCTGGAGACGGCCGAGGAGATGGGCATGGCCGACGGCACCTACGTCTTCATCCCCTACGACACCCTGACCTTCCCCCTGCCCTACCAGAGCGTGTCCTACCCCGGCCTGGCCAACAGCACCCGCCTGCGCCGCGCGCACGACGCCGTCCTCACCATCACCATGGACTCACCGCAGGGCTCCTTCCACCAGGCCCTGCTCCAGGCCCAGGAGGCCAGGGAGGTCCCGGCACACATCGATCCCATGCAG GTCCACCCTCTCTTCGCCACCATCTACAACTCCATCCACTTCCTGGCGGCGGCGGTGGAGGCCACGCGCCGCTCGGGCCGCTGGGTGATGGGCACCAGCGTGGCCCAGAGCGCCCACGACCTCCACGTGGACGGCTTCTGCCAACGCTTCTCCATCGGCCACGACGGGGCCGTCACCGTCCCCTACGTGGTGCTGGACACCGACGGCAAAGGAGACCGGTTGTGGCCGGTCTATGGGCTGGAGCCGGGGACGCGCGGCCTGAGCCAAAGGGACCACGTCACCCATTGGCCGCGCAGCTCCAGCCCCGGCACCGACGCGGGGTGTTGGTTCGAGACGGGCTCCATCTGTAACGGGG GGATGGACGCCACCATCGTCCTCCTCATGTTGTTCCTCATCTGCGCCCTGGTCGCGGCCGGCGCTGCCCTCGCCTGCTTCATCAG GCGCCGCATCCAACAGGCCCAGCTCATGAAGGGCCCCAATAAGATCATCCTCACCATGGAGGACCTGACCTTCATCAACATCCAGAGCTGCAAGCAG GTCGatggcagcagggccagccTGGCCGGCCGAAGCAGTGGTGACACCAAGAGCATCAAGAGCGTCACAGCAGCCCCGGACACCACCAACGTGGCCATTGCTGAG GGAGATGAGAATCTGAGGGCCCACAACCacctccccctgctcctccttttGTTTAACCAGCAGGGCCTTGTCGCCTCCGTGCAG GGTGACTGGGTCTGGCTGAAGAAGTTCCCTGGAGACCAGCACAGTGAGGTGAAACCAGCCACCAAGCTGGCCTTCTGCAAG CTGCGGGACCTGCGCCATGAGAACGTCAACCTCTTCTTGGGCTTCTTCCACGACTGCGGCATCTTCGCCATCGTGTCGGAGCACTGCTCGCGGGGCAGCCTGGAGGACCTCCTGCGCAACGAGGACATGAAGCTCGACTGGATGTTCAAGTCCTCCCTCCTCATCGACCTCATCAAG GGCGTCCGCTACCTCCACCACCGCGACGTGGTCCACGGGCGCCTCAAGTCCCGTAACTGCGTGGTGGACGGGCGCTTCGTCCTCAAGGTCACCGACCACGGCTACAACGAGCTCCTGGAGGCCCAGCGGGTGACAACCCCTCCCCTCCAGCCACAGG AGCGCCTCTGGACCGCGCCGGAGCTGCTGCGGGACGCGGCCCTGGAGCGCCGCGGCTCCTTCCGGGGCGATGTCTATGGCATCGGCATCATCATGCAGGAGGTCATCTGCCGCAGCGGGCCCTACTGCATGCTGGGCCTGCCCCCTGAAG AGATCATCGAGAAGGTGCGGAAGCCGCCCCCCTTGTGCCGCCCGGCCGTGTCGGCCGACCAGGCCCCACTGGAGTGCATCCACCTCATGAAGGAGTGCTGGAGCGAGCAACCGGAGAAGAGACCCACCATCGACCAGATCTTCGACCAG TTCAAGAGCATCAACAAGGGCAGGAAGACCAACATCATCGACTCCATGCTGCGGATGCTGGAGCAATATTCCAGCAACCTGGAAGACCTCATCCGGGAGCGCACCGAGGAGCTGGAGCTCGAGAAGCAGAAGACGGACAAACTCCTCACCCAGATGCTGCCCCC GTCGGTGGCCGAAGCCCTGAAGATGGGGACCCCGGTGGAGCCCGAGTACTTCGAGGAGGTGACCCTTTACTTCAGCGACATCGTGGGCTTCACCACCATCTCCGCCATGAGCGAGCCCATCGAGGTGGTGGATCTCCTCAACGACCTCTACACCCTCTTCGACGCCATCATCGGCTCCCATGATGTCTACAAG GTGGAGACCATCGGAGATGCCTACATGGTGGCCTCGGGGCTGCCCAAGCGCAACGGGAACCGGCACGCCGGGGAGATCGCCAACATGTCCCTGGACATCCTCAGCTCCGTTGGGACCTTCAAGATGCGGCACATGCCCGAGGTGCCCGTTCGCATCCGCATCGGCCTCCACTCGG CCATCACCCATTGA